From the Actinomycetes bacterium genome, the window CGGACTTTGGCTGCCGCAGCAGATCCAGACGGTTGGGGGCGGTCCCGAGTTGGCGGCGGCCGTGGCAGACGCTACGGCCGCGTTTCGGCTGACGGCCATGTGGTTGGCGGACGTGTACGTCGAATGGGCCAGGCCAGTCGATGGGGTGGGTGAGTCGGATTACCTGCTGCATGCGCGCATGTTCACCGGCATGGACCTCGACCTCGACGAGGTTATGCGCTGGGGGATGACGGAGATGGCGCGCGTTGGCGGGCTGATTCGGGATGCCGCTGCTGAACTCGATTCGCAACTCCGCCTCGATCAAGTAGCTGACGTGCTTCAGCACGATTCTCGATACCAGTTAGCAGATGAGGCCTCACTCACGCAGTACCTGCGCCAGCGGGTGGACCGCACCTTTGACCTGATCGACAGCACGTTGTTCGACATTGATCCGAGGCTGCGTGAGTTGCGGATTCAATTGGTTAAAGATGATGTCGGTTTGATGCCCTACTACCTGCCCCCCAGTGAAGATTTCACTCGACCGGGGACCATGTGCTTTCCCATCACCAGCGGAGATACCTATCCCCGCTGGCAACTAGATGCGCTGTGCCTGCACGAAAGTGTCCCCGGTCATCATCTGCAGTTGGGAGGCATGGTGGCCGCGGACTCGCTGAACCGGTTTTCTCGAACTTTGGGATCGACCACTGGGCATGCCGAAGGGTGGGCGATGTATGCCGAGTGGCTGGGCGAGGAGCAGGGTTGGTACGAGGACCCCATCACTCGACTTGGTTACCTCAGCCTGCAGATGCTTCGTGCCGTTCGATTGGTAGTCGACATTGGTTTGCATACCGACCGTGTTATCCCAGCTGGATTCCCGGGAGCGGGCAGCCCGATGACTGCCGATCGAGCTCGCGAGCTATTGCAGCGGCAAGCGTTGGCGTCAAAACAGATAGCGGCCGGCGAAGTGCAGCGCTACCTAGGGCTGCCGGGGCAGGCGATTAGCTACAAACTAGGTGAGCGGGAATGGTTGCGGGCCCGCCAGCAGGCCGAGGCGCAGGAACCGGCTGATTTCAACCTACGGCAATGGCATTCGGACGCTCTTGCGCTCGGCTCGATGGGACTCGCCCAGTTCGGGCGGGAGATGGCAGCCCTGAACCGCTGATAGGCTGGTCTTCCATGGGTAATGGGACTGCCAAACATGTGTTCGTCACTGGCGGAGTTGCTTCGTCGCTAGGCAAGGGTCTGACCGCCTCGAGTTTGGGAAATCTGCTGAAGTCGCGTGGTCTGCGGGTGACGATGCAGAAGCTTGATCCGTATCTCAACGTTGATCCGGGAACTATGAATCCGTTCCAGCATGGTGAGGTGTTCGTTACCGATGACGGGGCGGAAACCGATCTGGACGTGGGTCATTACGAACGGTTCCTCGACACCAATCTGCAAGGTTCGGCAAACGTCACCACCGGTCAGGTGTACTCAGCGGTGATCGCTAAGGAGCGGCGAGGCGAGTACTTGGGCGACACGGTGCAGGTCATCCCGCACATCACCAACGAGATCAAATCGCGGATTCGTCGCATGGCCACCGATGACGTCGATGTGGTGATCACCGAGGTCGGCGGCACGATCGGAGATATCGAGTCGTTGCCGTTCCTTGAGGCGGTACGTCAGGTCCGCCACGAGATCGGACGCGAGAATGTGTTCTTCCTGCACGTATCCTTGCTGCCCTACATCGGTCCATCCGGAGAGTTGAAGACTAAGCCGACCCAACATTCGGTAGCAGCGCTGCGTTCCATTGGTATCCAGCCAGATGCGATTGTGCTGCGAGCGGATCGCCCCGTTCCGGCCGGCATCAAACGAAAGATCTCACTGATGTGCGATGTCGACGACGAGGCGGTAGTGGCAGCGGTCGACGCGCCCAGCATCTATGACATTCCTAAGGTGCTGCACAGTGAGGGTCTGGATGCCTATGTCGTGCGTCGCTTAGATTTGCCCTTCCGTGACGTCAACTGGACGGAATGGGACGCCCTGCTCCGGCGGGTTCATCACCCCAAAGACGAAGTGGAGATTGCGCTAGTCGGCAAGTACATCGATCTGCCAG encodes:
- a CDS encoding CTP synthase, with the protein product MGNGTAKHVFVTGGVASSLGKGLTASSLGNLLKSRGLRVTMQKLDPYLNVDPGTMNPFQHGEVFVTDDGAETDLDVGHYERFLDTNLQGSANVTTGQVYSAVIAKERRGEYLGDTVQVIPHITNEIKSRIRRMATDDVDVVITEVGGTIGDIESLPFLEAVRQVRHEIGRENVFFLHVSLLPYIGPSGELKTKPTQHSVAALRSIGIQPDAIVLRADRPVPAGIKRKISLMCDVDDEAVVAAVDAPSIYDIPKVLHSEGLDAYVVRRLDLPFRDVNWTEWDALLRRVHHPKDEVEIALVGKYIDLPDAYLSVTEALRAGGFDADCRVKLRWVSSDNCVTMDGAAAELGDVDGICVPGGFGVRGIDGKVGALRYARTQGIPVLGLCLGLQCMVIEYARSILGWEDANSTEFDEGTTHPVVATMSDQRDVVAGQRDMGGTMRLGLYPAKLSPDSVVAELYSEPYIEERHRHRFEVNNDHRSRLADAGLTFSGTSPDGRLVEFVELPRSEHPFYVGTQAHPEFRSRPTNAHPLFTGLVKAAVSRSRSSAEVVAQSDAGPLDV
- a CDS encoding DUF885 domain-containing protein — protein: MAQVAVFADRVVTDIAAQDPCLSAVLGVANEGLTDFGPAACQERVELMSSLLAQAEELPIDTDADRISRDLLVERLGAWVDLGQAGEYLRDLNTMDSPPQQIRTTVELLAHGGDSSALTDVVRAIPDSLAGWRESLQQGAAAGLVASRRQSVAVAEQLSGYAGLWLPQQIQTVGGGPELAAAVADATAAFRLTAMWLADVYVEWARPVDGVGESDYLLHARMFTGMDLDLDEVMRWGMTEMARVGGLIRDAAAELDSQLRLDQVADVLQHDSRYQLADEASLTQYLRQRVDRTFDLIDSTLFDIDPRLRELRIQLVKDDVGLMPYYLPPSEDFTRPGTMCFPITSGDTYPRWQLDALCLHESVPGHHLQLGGMVAADSLNRFSRTLGSTTGHAEGWAMYAEWLGEEQGWYEDPITRLGYLSLQMLRAVRLVVDIGLHTDRVIPAGFPGAGSPMTADRARELLQRQALASKQIAAGEVQRYLGLPGQAISYKLGEREWLRARQQAEAQEPADFNLRQWHSDALALGSMGLAQFGREMAALNR